CGGATCTCGATCAGCACCTTCAGCACTTCGAGGATATCGTCTTTGCTCAACACGCCCGAACCGGTGACTTCCTTGCGGCCGACACGACGGTTGAACTTCATGCGGCCGACGCCGGACAGATCGTAGCGCTCGAACTGGAAGAACAGATTCTGGAACAGATTCTGCGCGGCTTCCTTGGTCGGCGGCTCGCCCGGACGCATCATGCGATAAATCTCGACCAAGGCTTCGAGCGGCGTTTTGCTCGGATCAATGCGCAGCGTGTTCGAGATGTACGGGCCGCGATCGAGATCGTTGACGTAAAGGGTATCGAACTTGTCGATGCCGACCTTGCGGAATGCATCGAGGTGGGTCTGATCGATTTCGGTATTCGCCGCAGCCAGCAACTCGCCGGTTTTCTTGTCGACGATATCGTGCGCAAGAATGCGGCCGTACAAATAGTCATCGGGAACGTCGAGTTCCTTGATCTTGGCGTTTTGCAGCGCCTTGACGTGACGCGCGGTAATACGCTTGCTGGTTTCGACGATAACTTCATCACCGATTTTCAAATCGAAGTTCAGCGTTTCGCCACGCAGACGCTCAGCGATCAATTCGAGCTTGGCGCCGCCTTTCTTGTCGATATGGAACGTGTTCTTCTCGAAGAAGATGTCCAGCATCTGCTCGTTGGTGAAACCCAGCGCGCGCAGCAGGATCGTCACCGGCAATTTGCGGCGACGGTCGATACGCGTGAACAGCGCATCTTTCGGGTCGAATTCGAAGTCCAGCCACGAGCCACGGTAAGGAATGATGCGCGCCGAATACAGCAGCTTGCCCGAGCTGTGCGTCTTGCCGCGGTCGTGATCGAAAAACACGCCCGGCGAACGGTGCAGCTGCGACACGATCACGCGCTCGGTACCGTTGATGATGAAGGTACCGGTGTCGGTCATGAGCGGCAATTCGCCCATGTAGACTTCCTGTTCCTTGACGTACTTGATGGCCTTGTTGTTCGACGGGCTCTCGCGATCGTAGATCACCAGGCGCACCAAAACGCGCAACGGCGCGCCGTAGCTCATGCCACGGTTGCGGCACTCGCGCTCATCGAACGGCGGCTCGCCGAGGCGATAACTGACGTATTCCAGAGCCGCGTTGCCCGAGTAGCTGGAGATCGGAAACACGGATTTCAGGGCACCGTGCAAGCCGCGCTCTTCGCGCTTGGCCGGCGTGGTGCTTTCCTGCAGGAATTCACGATACGAATCGACCTGAATCGCGAGCAGCGGTGGGACTTCAAGCACGGTCGGGCGCTTGCCGAAATCCTTGCGGATACGCTTCTTTTCAGTGAAGGAATAGGTGCTGGTGCTGGTCATGGGATGTACCGCCCTTTAGGTTGACGCTATCCGCAGCGGGCGCTGCGGTGGGGTAATGCAGTGGTATTGCAAAGTTGTAACCGGAAAGTAGTGGATGCGATGTCCATCACCACAGCTTGCCGCTGGCAACTCATGACTATTTCGCCGAAACGGCGAAAGGCCAGGGGTTTTCACCCCCGGCCTGGCTTGCTTCTGGCGCAGCAAGCGACGCAATGCGTCGCTTACTTGATTTCGACGGTCGCGCCTGCAGCTTCCAGCTCTTTCTTGAACTTCGCGCTGTCGTCCTTGCTCGCGGCTTCTTTCACCGTGGCAGGAGCCGACTCGACCAGGTCCTTGGCTTCTTTCAAGCCGAGGCCCGTGATCGCACGAACAGCCTTGATCACTTCAACTTTCTTTTCGCCAGTGGCTTTCAGCACCACGGTGAATTCGGTCTTTTCTTCAACCGGTGCGGCAGCAGCAGCCGGACCAGCGGCAGCAGCGGCAGCCGGAGCTGCAGCGGACACGCCAAACTTTTCTTCGAACGCCTTGACCAGCTCCATTACCTCGATGAGAGGCTTGGCAGCGATGGCTTCGAGGATTTGATCGTTACTGAGAGACATTGAGATACTCCTGAAATTTTATCGAACTAAAAATTGCCGTTGGGTGTGTGGCTTCAAGCTGCTTTTTTCTGCTCGCCAATCTGACTGAGCACACGCGCCACTTGCGACGCGGGCTCGGCCAAAACGCGAGCGAGCATGGTTGCGGGCTGCAGAAGCAGACCGGCAAAAATCGACAGGGCCTGATCGCGGGTTGGCAGTGATGCGAGTTTCTCGACGTGAGAACCCGGATACATCTTCCCGCCCATTGCGACGACCTTGGCAATCAGCTTGTCGTTTGTCTTGGCAAAATCCTTGATCAACCGGCCTGCAGCACCCGGATCTTCCTTTGAAAAGGCAAACAGCAACGGACCCGTGAGTGCTTCTTTCACGCACTCATATTCGGTTCCGGCAACTGCACGCGCCACGAGGGTGTTCTTGGCAACTTTAAGAAACACACCATCCTGACGGGCCTTTTTGCGCAGCTCGGTGAGCTGGGCAACGGTAAGACCGGCGTACTCGGCGGCGACCAGGGAATGCGCCTTGGCAGCCACATTCGCCAGTTCGGCAACGACCTCTTTCTTTTGCTCCAGATTGAGCGCCATTGCATTCTCCGACTGAATCGTCCTCGCATTCCGGCGAAGGCGGATTCGGTAAAAACACACAGCCCCGCATCCTGCAGAAACTGTCGGCATCGCGTGATGCCTGTTGTGGTGGCCGTACAAGAAATCCTGTTGGGCGGCACCATCTGCGCAGGTTGGTTTCCTTACCGATTAAGCTCGTGTGCTGCTCGCTTTGGGCTCATGCCTTGCGAGTGCAATCCTTGCCACAACACGTGACCACCTGCGGTCTTTGACGGCTTCTGTCTGGCTTGAGACCAGACAGTTGCCCTCAAATATTGCTCAAGTAAAACCTTTCGGCCTTACTTCAAATTCAATGTGGAATTATCTACTGGTACGCCAAGGCCCATCGTGCTGGAGATCGAAATCTTCTGCACGAAAACACCCTTCGACGACGCCGGCTTGGACTTGATCAAATCGCTCAGCAGCGCCTGCAGGTTTTCCTTCAAAGCGGTTGCTTCGAAGTTCACCTTGCCGATCGAGCAGTGAATGATGCCACCCTTGTCATTGCGATAACGCACCTGACCGCCCTTGGCATTTTTCACTGCGCCGGCAACATCTGCCGTCACCGTGCCAACCTTCGGGTTCGGCATCAAGCCGCGCGGACCGAGCAACTGGCCGAGCTTGCCGACTACGCGCATCGCGTCCGGCGTGGCGATAACTACGCCGTAGTTCAGATCGCCGGCCTGCATCTTCTCGGCCAGATCATCCATACCCACCGCATCGGCGCCAGCAGCGATAGCCGCGTCGGCCTTTTCACCAGCCGGTGCGAACACCGCAACGCGGACGGTCTTGCCGGTGCCGTTCGGCAACACGGTCGAACCGCGCACGCCCTGGTCGGACTTCTTCGCATCGATGCCCAGACGCACGGAGACGTCCACCGATTCGACGAACTTGGTCTTGGCAGTTTCCTGCACAATCTTCAAGGCTTCATCGATGGCGTAGAACTTGCCCGGCTGAACCTTGTTCTGGATTGCCTTGAATCGTTTCGTGATCTTTGCCATGACTTAACCCTCCACTACCAGGCCCATGCTGCGCGCGCTACCAGCGATGGTGCGCACTGCAGCATCCAGATCCGCCGCCGTAAGGTCGGGCATCTTGGCTTTTGCGATTTCTTCGGCTTGCGCACGCGTGACCTTGCCGACTTTCTCGGTGTTCGGACGCTTGCTGCCGGAAGTGATGCCTGCTGCCTTCTTGAGCAGAATGGTTGCCGGCGGCGTTTTGGTAATGAAAGTAAAGCTGCGATCTGAATACGCGGTGATGATGGTAGGAATCGGCAGACCCGGTTCCAGCTTCTGCGTCGCGGCGTTGAACGCCTTGCAGAATTCCATGATGTTCAGACCCCGCTGACCCAGCGCCGGACCAACCGGCGGACTCGGATTGGCCTGACCTGCCTTGACCTGCAGTTTGATGTAACCAACAATCTTCTTTGCCATTTCAGTTTCCTTTCGGGTTCAAGCGCCTGTTGTCAGGCTCCCCGTTGGTTAAAAAAAGAACCCGGATAACGTTGCGATTCGCCGAGACGTTTCGCTATTTTTTCCGACTTCCCTGCTCAGGCTTTCTCGACCTGACCGAACTCAAGTTCGACCGGCGTCGAGCGCCCGAAAATCAGCACCGCAACACGCAAGCGGCTCTTCTCGTAATTCACTTCTTCGACCGTGCCGTTGAAGTCATTGAACGGACCTTCGGTCACGCGCACCAACTCGCCGGGCTCGAACAACACCTTCGGTTTCGGTTTCTCGACGCCATCCTGCACCCGCTGCAGAATTTGGTCGGCCTCGCTATCCTTGATCGGCATCGGGCGATCAGCGGTACCACCGATGAAACCCATTACCTTCGGCGTTTCCTTGATTAGATGCCAGGATTCGTCATCGATCTTGGACGCACGATTTTCTTCGTTCGTTTCGATCTGGATCAGCACGTAACCAGGGAAAAACTTGCGCTGACTGTGGCGTTTCTGGCCACCGCGCATTTCCGTCACGTCTTCGGTCGGCACCAGCACATCGCCGAATTTTGCTTCCATGCCGGCGCGCTCGATGCGCTCGTGCAGGGAACGTTTTACCTGATGCTCGAAGCCCGAATAGGCGTGAACGACATACCAACGTTTCGCCATGATGTTCTCAGTGTCCGATCTTTAGCAGCAAGTCGAAGATCACCCATTTCAAGGTGAGGTCGATCAGGCCAAGTAACAAGCTCAATACGACCACGACCAGCATGATGATGCCGGTGGTGCGAATGGTGACTTCGCGCGTCGGCCATACCACTTTGCGCAACTCGAACTGTGCTTCGCCGAGAAAGCTGCGCAGATTGCGACCTTGCGGCGTGAAATTGGCGATGATCGCGGCAATCACGAAGGCAGCCAACAAACCGACCACACGCAATGCGGGACTGCCATCGTTGAACCAGTAGTAGCCAACCACGCCGGCCAGCAGAACGATTATCGCCAAGCTCAGCTTGGCAAAATCAGCGCTTGTTGCAACGGTTGCCTGGGTAGCTTTTGTATTCATTTTGACGTTTCAATATTCCTGGAAGTCTTGCAACCCGATCACACCAACGTGCTTGCGCAATTCGTATTTGTTGCATCAATCACATGCCCGACTTCAGACCCGCTTCTCATTCGAGTAGTCGCCGAAGTGGCACGCCAGGAGGGACTTGAACCCCCAACCTGCGGTTTTGGAGACCGCTGCTCTGCCAATTGAGCTACTGGCGTACATAGGCATTTCCAAAATGCCTATGGCGGCCCGTTGCCGAGCCGCCATTTGGCACATCTTGAAGCAAACGGCGATTACTCGCCGCTTGTGTATTTCAACTTATTACTTGACGACCTTGGCCACCACACCGGCGCCGACGGTACGGCCGCCTTCGCGAATCGCGAAGCGCAGACCTTCTTCCATCGCGATCGGGTGGATCAGGCTCACCACCATCTTGATGTTGTCGCCCGGCATGACCATTTCCACGCCTTCCGGCAACTCGCACGCACCCGTGACATCGGTGGTGCGGAAGTAGAACTGCGGACGGTAGCCTTTGAAGAACGGCGTGTGACGGCCACCTTCATCCTTGCTCAACACATAAACCTCGGCCTCGAAGTCGGTGTGCGGGGTGATGCTGCCGGGCTTGCACAACACTTGTCCACGCTCAACGTCGTCGCGCTTGGTGCCGCGCAGGAGGACACCGACGTTATCACCGGCCATACCCTGATCGAGCAATTTGCGGAACATTTCAACACCGGTGCAGGTGGTCTTGACGGTCGGCTTGATGCCGACGATCTCGATTTCATCACCGACTTTGACGATGCCGCGTTCAATACGACCGGTCACGACGGTGCCGCGGCCAGAGATCGAGAACACGTCTTCGACGGGCAGCAGGAACGGCTTGTCGAGTACGCGGGTCGGTTCCGGGATGTAGCTGTCCAGCGCATCGACGAGCTTGATGATCGACGGCACGCCGATTTCGCTCTGATCACCGGCCAGCGCTTTCATCGCCGAGCCGTGGATGATCGGGGTGTCATCGCCCGGGAATTCGTACTTGCTGAGCAAGTCGCGAACTTCCATTTCGACGAGTTCGAGCAGTTCGGCGTCGTCGACCATGTCGCACTTGTTCAGGTACACCACAACGTACGGCACACCAACCTGACGGGCGAGCAGGATGTGCTCACGGGTCTGCGGCATCGGGCCATCGGCGGCGGAACACACCAGGATCGCGCCGTCCATCTGCGCGGCACCGGTGATCATGTTTTTCACATAATCGGCGTGGCCGGGGCAATCGACGTGGGCGTAGTGGCGATTCGGGGATTCATATTCCACGTGGGCCGTAGCAATCGTGATGCCGCGCGCACGCTCTTCCGGCGCTGCGTCGATCTGATCGTACGCTTTGAACTCGCCACCAAAACGTTCTGCTCCGACTTTCGTCAGCGCTGCTGTCAGCGTGGTTTTGCCGTGATCGACGTGGCCAATCGTGCCTACGTTGACGTGCGGCTTCTTACGCTCGAATTTTCCCTTAGCCATGCTCGCAAAACTCCGGGGTAACTTGGAAGTTGAAAAGACGTTTGGTCGAAATCTGTTTTTACAATCTTGCCGCAGCAAGTGGTGCCCACGAAAGGAATCGAACCTTCGACCTCTTCCTTACCAAGGAAGTGCTCTACCGACTGAGCTACGGGGGCATTGTTAACTTGTCGCCTAGCGTGTTGCATTCAATGGAGCGGGAGACGGGGATCGAACCCGCATGATCAGCTTGGAAGGCTGAGGTTCTACCATTGAACTACTCCCGCAAGGCGTAGCTTAATTCTGGCATCGGAACGTGGATTGCTCCGGGCGTCCTGCCCTCCACTGCTCCGAAAATCTTTTCTAGCGTTACAACGTTTCGCACAAATAAATGGTGGATGGAGGTGGATGACTCCGGGCATCCTGCCCTCCGCCCCTCCGGGGCCGTACCGCTACGCAGTACGTTCAAAATCGCTCCGGGCGATTTTGTCGAACCACATCGGTGATTCTCACCCACCTCTGCAGCTCCGAAAAACGTTTCAAACTTTTGCAGCGTTCCGCACTAATAAATTGGTGGAGGGAGGTGGATTCGAACCACCGAAGGCATGAGCCAGCAGATTTACAGTCTGCCCCCGTTGGCCGCTTGGGTATCCCTCCACACGGAGCCGCGCATTCTGCTGAGCGCGGGGCATCTTGTCAAGGATTAACTGTCGATGGAATCAAGAAATCTGCGCTTGCCGAGCCGTGCCTGGCTCCACGCCTCGCCGATGCCGCGGCGAGTCCGCAGGCGCTCAGTGGCGGGCAATACAAGCATAGCGAAGGCCACAGGGGCGCAGCAAGGATCACGCGCCGCCTGATGCGTTATTGAGCACGGTGCGATAGCGCGCAACCTCCTGCTCGATACCGCGATCCAGCGCCATGAGTTTCTGCGCATATTCGGCCAGCGCCTTGTCGTCCTCCGAGGCCGGCTGCCAATGCGGCACTGGCGTCGGCTTGCCGGCGCCATCGAGCGCGACGAAAACGATCACGCAATGCGTCGCCAACACTTCCGATCCACTTTGCAACTGGCGCGCAAAAACATCAACGGCAAAGTGCATGCTGGTCGTGCCAGTGTAGATCAGCTGGCAATGCACCGTGATCAAATCGCCGATCAGAATCGGCTGCTTGAACTGGATGCCACCAACCGCCACCGTCGCCGAATATTCGCCGCTCCAGCCGACTGCGCACGCATAACCGGCCTGATCGATCCATTTCATGACCATGCCGCCGTGTACCTTGCCGCCGAAATTGACATCGGTGGGCTGGGCGAGAAAGCAAAAACTGACTTCGCGTTGTGTTCCCGGCATGACGACTCCTCAAATGATGGATGGCGCGACGTGACTCAAACGTTGAACAGGAAATGCAGCACGTCGCCTTCCTTGACCACGTATTCCTTGCCTTCCTTACGCAAACGACCGGCATCACGCGCGCCGGATTCGCCGCCGTACTTGATGAAATCGTCATAGGCGATGGTTTCGGCGCGAATGAAACCGCGCTCGAAATCGGTGTGGATCACACCAGCGGCCTGCGGTGCGGTCGCGCCGACCTTGATCTGCCACGCGCGCACTTCTTTTTCGCCGGCAGTGAAATACGTCTGCAGCCCGAGCAGGAGGTAACCCGCGTGGATCACGCGATTCAGGCCAGGCTCGGTCAGGCCCATATCGGCGAGGAACGCTCCTTTGTCGGCGTCCTCAAGTTGCGACAATTCTTCTTCGATGGCAGCGCATACCGGCACGACTTCGGCGCCTTCCTGCGCCGCATGCGCGACTACCTTGTCGAGAAACGGATTGTTGCTGAAACCATCCTCGCGCACGTTGGCGACATACATCACCGGCTTCAGCGTGATCAGGAACAGATCGCGGATCAACGCTTTTT
The sequence above is drawn from the Pseudolysobacter antarcticus genome and encodes:
- the secE gene encoding preprotein translocase subunit SecE — encoded protein: MNTKATQATVATSADFAKLSLAIIVLLAGVVGYYWFNDGSPALRVVGLLAAFVIAAIIANFTPQGRNLRSFLGEAQFELRKVVWPTREVTIRTTGIIMLVVVVLSLLLGLIDLTLKWVIFDLLLKIGH
- the tuf gene encoding elongation factor Tu, producing the protein MAKGKFERKKPHVNVGTIGHVDHGKTTLTAALTKVGAERFGGEFKAYDQIDAAPEERARGITIATAHVEYESPNRHYAHVDCPGHADYVKNMITGAAQMDGAILVCSAADGPMPQTREHILLARQVGVPYVVVYLNKCDMVDDAELLELVEMEVRDLLSKYEFPGDDTPIIHGSAMKALAGDQSEIGVPSIIKLVDALDSYIPEPTRVLDKPFLLPVEDVFSISGRGTVVTGRIERGIVKVGDEIEIVGIKPTVKTTCTGVEMFRKLLDQGMAGDNVGVLLRGTKRDDVERGQVLCKPGSITPHTDFEAEVYVLSKDEGGRHTPFFKGYRPQFYFRTTDVTGACELPEGVEMVMPGDNIKMVVSLIHPIAMEEGLRFAIREGGRTVGAGVVAKVVK
- the rplA gene encoding 50S ribosomal protein L1, giving the protein MAKITKRFKAIQNKVQPGKFYAIDEALKIVQETAKTKFVESVDVSVRLGIDAKKSDQGVRGSTVLPNGTGKTVRVAVFAPAGEKADAAIAAGADAVGMDDLAEKMQAGDLNYGVVIATPDAMRVVGKLGQLLGPRGLMPNPKVGTVTADVAGAVKNAKGGQVRYRNDKGGIIHCSIGKVNFEATALKENLQALLSDLIKSKPASSKGVFVQKISISSTMGLGVPVDNSTLNLK
- the rplK gene encoding 50S ribosomal protein L11; its protein translation is MAKKIVGYIKLQVKAGQANPSPPVGPALGQRGLNIMEFCKAFNAATQKLEPGLPIPTIITAYSDRSFTFITKTPPATILLKKAAGITSGSKRPNTEKVGKVTRAQAEEIAKAKMPDLTAADLDAAVRTIAGSARSMGLVVEG
- a CDS encoding acyl-CoA thioesterase, which gives rise to MPGTQREVSFCFLAQPTDVNFGGKVHGGMVMKWIDQAGYACAVGWSGEYSATVAVGGIQFKQPILIGDLITVHCQLIYTGTTSMHFAVDVFARQLQSGSEVLATHCVIVFVALDGAGKPTPVPHWQPASEDDKALAEYAQKLMALDRGIEQEVARYRTVLNNASGGA
- the rplL gene encoding 50S ribosomal protein L7/L12, with the protein product MSLSNDQILEAIAAKPLIEVMELVKAFEEKFGVSAAAPAAAAAAGPAAAAAPVEEKTEFTVVLKATGEKKVEVIKAVRAITGLGLKEAKDLVESAPATVKEAASKDDSAKFKKELEAAGATVEIK
- the nusG gene encoding transcription termination/antitermination protein NusG, with the protein product MAKRWYVVHAYSGFEHQVKRSLHERIERAGMEAKFGDVLVPTEDVTEMRGGQKRHSQRKFFPGYVLIQIETNEENRASKIDDESWHLIKETPKVMGFIGGTADRPMPIKDSEADQILQRVQDGVEKPKPKVLFEPGELVRVTEGPFNDFNGTVEEVNYEKSRLRVAVLIFGRSTPVELEFGQVEKA
- the rplJ gene encoding 50S ribosomal protein L10, with amino-acid sequence MALNLEQKKEVVAELANVAAKAHSLVAAEYAGLTVAQLTELRKKARQDGVFLKVAKNTLVARAVAGTEYECVKEALTGPLLFAFSKEDPGAAGRLIKDFAKTNDKLIAKVVAMGGKMYPGSHVEKLASLPTRDQALSIFAGLLLQPATMLARVLAEPASQVARVLSQIGEQKKAA